ggggggggggggggggctggaaccATTccccgggggtgagggggggggggggctgggactgttcctgtgggggggcagggggggctggGACCGTTccccgggggtgaggggggggggctgggactgttcctgtggggggcaggggggggggctgggactgttcccctggggtgagggggggggctgggactgttcctgtggggggcagggggggctggGACCGTTccccgggggtgaggggggggggctgggactgttcctgtggggggcagggggggggggctgggactgttccccgggggtgagggggggggctgggactgttcctgtggggggcaggggggggggctgggaccgttcccctggggtgaaggggggggggggggggggcgctgggaccgttcccgggggggggggggggggggggggggggctgggaccgttcccctggggtgaaggggggggggggcgctgggaccgttcccctgggggggggggcgctgggacCGTTCCCCAGGGAATTTGATTTTGTATTTCCTGGGCTAATATTCATCCTTCAGATTCTCCAGTTCTTGTTGTTTGTGGATATTCTGGAAGTGAACATGTTTCAGACGTTGCTGTCCTGTAGAAATGTTAAACTTGCTTTCCCTTCTCCTCAGAGGGAAGGTTGAATGTTGCTTTGGGATTCTCTCTCCCTCAGCATTGCAGATTGCCGAGAGAAACCTGCCAGAATGTGTTAATGTGCCTTTGTGTTTTAACACCTTGGGGGTTGTTTTTCCTCCTGCAGGTCACGGAGAAGAATTGTCCAGAACACAGCTGCAGTCTCCCAGGGACCCGCTGCCTGTACGGGCTGGAAATGCCGTCTCTCCCCACGCTCCAGTCATCGTGGATTTGACACAGTCGATCGATAAGGGGACGGCGGATGAAGTGCTGGACCTGAGCTGTAGGTTAGCTGAGCTGCCCCTGGAGTTGGGGGAGCAGGGCACCAGCGTGGTGCTGTTGGACAGCTCCCTGTCACCAGCTGACACCGGTACAGCTGAGGAGGATGGCGGTGTTGGGGGCGACTCTCTCATCGCAGAGCCAGGGCCCGCTGTGTGCCAGTTACCCACCTCTGGCAGCGTACTCTCCTCCCCGCTCCTTCACAACGGCCTGCAGCTGCTATCGAGCGAGGGCCGGGGCGGTGAGTCTGAGTGTGAATGGTCTGCCTCCGAGGCTCTTTCCCCTGACTTTGAGGCTCCTTCTCCTGACTCCAAACCCCTCTTTGAGTCTGGGTTCAACTTGATGTTGGAGGAGAcgatggaggagggggagggcgtggATTCCGACCGGCTGACTGAAACCAAAGTGCCGACCGAGGGTGACTCGTGCTCCTCGATAGAGGCACAGCTAGGCCAGGCGGAGCAGCAGGCTGTGTCCCTGGATATGGAGTTTCCCAGCAGTGTGGAAGCAGATTCCTCCGACATTGTGCAGCCCTGGAAGAGATGCCGGGGGAGAGTGATTgccagtgacagtgagggggaggaAACCGAGGGGGGCTTCCGGCCTCGAGCCCCAGAGTTTGCCAGCAGTCCAATGGTGAAGGCTTTCACCATTCCAGCTGCTTCCACCCCAAAAGGATCCATGTCGCCCCTCGCCGCTGTCCTGAACAAAAGCGGGAATCGCTCGGTGGCTTCCAGGCGCTCTATAATCAGCCAGGTTATGGATGATGCGGAGGATCTGGATGATGCGGAGGATCTGGATGATGCGGAGGATCTGGATGATGCGGAGGATCTGGATAACACTGCCCCTGACAGTGTGGGTGCCCCGAATGCCGATGAGGGTGAGACAGATAATGATGCAGAGGAGAGTGCTGGCGGGCTGACCAGTGACCGCAGTCCGAGACAGTCAGGAGGAGGCTCTGAGGAAGGAACACGGGCTGACGGGCCAGCCTCGGAGCTGGGGACGGGCAGCAGTGACGAGGGGGTGACCGGTTCGAGCAGCTCGCTGATGACCGGGAGCAGTGAGAGGGCTGACAGCGAGGGGGAACAGTCTGGGACATTTGACTCGGAACTGGGTTCTGGCGAGCAGCTGGAGACCTTCAGCAAGGCAGCAGGACGGCTGATCACCAGGAACGAGGCAGGCCACCAGGTGAAGCTTGTGCTGGGTGAATATGAGAGGCTGGTGGAGAGAGGCAAAGAACAGATGGAGCTCGGGGACCTGAAAGCAGCTCTGAAGACGATGCTGCAAGCGTTAGACCTCCAGAGCGGAGATCCAGAGGTGCAGTTAATAACCATTAAACTGTATCGCCAGCTGGATCACAGCTGAGTCCGGGGACAGGCTATCTCCGCTTCACCACCTCCTTTCCACTGCCATCGAGACAGTTTCTCACATCCCACTGCTGCAGTATTCGCACCTCGAATCCGCACAATCTGTTACACTCGAAGCTTAATGTCCCTGTGAAATCTTCCTGTTCTTTATTGTCTTCTCCACTCCATCATGTCCCTGTGGCATTGGGGCCATTTGCCTCCCATCTCCCCATGTCTCATAGACCCAGGTGGCTGAGTCCTtgctgggactgtgtgtgtgtgagagacatctcGTTTCCTAACGGAGTGAGG
The Mustelus asterias unplaced genomic scaffold, sMusAst1.hap1.1 HAP1_SCAFFOLD_4307, whole genome shotgun sequence DNA segment above includes these coding regions:
- the ercc6l gene encoding DNA excision repair protein ERCC-6-like, producing MCRQLGLDGGPGEGEEEEEEEDGGVAFDVSHVTDEDLIRESGKLVFLLGLLCQLREEGMRTLVFSQSRRMLDIIQRILTNRGFHCTRIDGTMSLSERQRKIEAFQLCTDYCVFLLTTQVGGVGLTLTAANRVVVFDPSWNPATDAQAVDRAYRIGQTDNVVIYRLVTCGSVEEKIYRRQIFKDSLIRQSVGEKKNPFRYFSSQELRELFILEDPRTSSTQRQLQSMHSSQRRTDMALDQHIAFLHTLEMFGVTDHDLIFSQDVAPDEENSVSDPGSQQYIQQRVQKAQELVMAESHLQVQLVQNLQADTEPAWLNKPRELPAIPATGHGEELSRTQLQSPRDPLPVRAGNAVSPHAPVIVDLTQSIDKGTADEVLDLSCRLAELPLELGEQGTSVVLLDSSLSPADTGTAEEDGGVGGDSLIAEPGPAVCQLPTSGSVLSSPLLHNGLQLLSSEGRGGESECEWSASEALSPDFEAPSPDSKPLFESGFNLMLEETMEEGEGVDSDRLTETKVPTEGDSCSSIEAQLGQAEQQAVSLDMEFPSSVEADSSDIVQPWKRCRGRVIASDSEGEETEGGFRPRAPEFASSPMVKAFTIPAASTPKGSMSPLAAVLNKSGNRSVASRRSIISQVMDDAEDLDDAEDLDDAEDLDDAEDLDNTAPDSVGAPNADEGETDNDAEESAGGLTSDRSPRQSGGGSEEGTRADGPASELGTGSSDEGVTGSSSSLMTGSSERADSEGEQSGTFDSELGSGEQLETFSKAAGRLITRNEAGHQVKLVLGEYERLVERGKEQMELGDLKAALKTMLQALDLQSGDPEVQLITIKLYRQLDHS